GAAAAACATCCACACTTCGGACAGTTTTTGTTGTGACACCTTCAAAAACTCCCTTTTCCTCAAATCTATCATAAACTTATACGAAATCTACCCACACCTTTTTGATCATTATGCCCCCTTTAGCGTCATCCCCGCGAAAGCGGGGATCCCGTTTTCTTGTTTCTTTATAGGTTAGTTCATAGGCGGATTGGTATCACTCTACGCGCATCGAAACAAACAGCTCCCAAAAGCCTAAACGCTTCCCCGTCCGATTGAGGTATAGGCAACCCCTGTCTTAGCCATCTCTTCCGGCTTGTAGACATTGCGCAAATCGACAAGAACGGGAGCCTGCATGATCTGCTTGGCTTGTTCGAAATCAATGGAGCGAAACTCGTTCCACTCGGTCAGGATCACGGCCACGCAAGCGCCTTGCAAGGCATCATAGGTATCCTTCATCCAATTCACGTTTGGCAAAAGCTTTCCCGCTTCCTCCATCGCGACAGGGTCAAAGGCCTGCACAACCGCACCCGCCGCTTGCAACGCCGGAATAACGTCAAGCGCCACGCTATCGCGCATGTCATCGGTGTTGGGCTTAAACGATACGCCAAGCACGGCAACCTTCTTGCCCCTTACATCGCCGCCTGCCGCCGCGATGACGCGCTCCGCCATATGGGCCTTGCGCTTATTGTTAATGTCCACCACGGTTTCAATAATACGCATGGGCGCGCCAACTTGCTGCGCTGTTTTCACAAGAGCAAGCGTATCCTTAGGAAAACAGGAGCCGCCGTAACCAGGGCCTGCGTGCAAGAACTTTTTGCCGATACGTCCATCAAGGCCGATGCCACGCGCAACATCCTGCACATTCGCGCCGACCTTTTCGCACAAATCGGCGATCTCGTTAATAAAGGTAATCTTGGCCGCCAAAAACGCGTTGCCCGCGTATTTCGTCAGCTCTGACGATTCCAGCGTCGTTTCAAGAATGGGCGTTTCCAGCAAATATAGGGGACGATAAAGCGCACGCATCACCTCGCCCACCTTGGGATTGTTTGTGCCGAACACCACGCGATCGGGACGCATAAAATCGCCAAGGGCAAGCATCCCTTTTTTTACTTCGACAAGATATCCTCTGCCCTTCGGGAGAGTGATGGTCAATGATGCTTTGTTTTACAAAGAGGTCTTCTTCAAGTAATAAATAGCCCATGCTATATGGCCTTTTAAATGCAGAAAAATTGGTGCCTGAAAACGCTCAGGCCAGAAATTAACGCGCCTTAGCATATAGCAAAGAAGTATGCCCTGTTTCCACTATTAGCTGTTATGGTTAATAGTTTCATGAAAACAGGGCCTTTACACCTACGCCGCGACCGCCGTACTAACCCCATCCAGCCTTACGCGGGCGGAGGTCGTGCCGTTGGCGGCGGCAAGGGTGACAACACCGACGGGAGCCATGCCCGATGCTGGGGCGACGATTTGGTTGTTGGCGGCGTCCCATGACACGCGCGCGCAAGCGTCCAAAGCAATGTTAGCGGCCTTGGGGAGAGTGAACACGCCTTGCGTGGCAAGCTCCAAAATGCCGCCCACGCTTGTGGCCTTGGTCGCCACGCCAAACAGGTTGCCGATAAGGACTCCTTGGCCCGATAAAAGAGCCGTGGGTGCGATCACGGTGATAACGTCGCCTTTTTGAATAAAGTTTCTCATGGATTAGACTCCTTTGCTTGAGTTGATGCGCACTTGCGTGATGCGCTGGGTGGTGGTGGAGGTGATGCGCCGTTCAAGATCGGCCAACGCGGTTGCCATTTCCGCGTCGGTGGCGTAGGACACGCGCTTGCCGTCATATTCGACGGTGCGGATTCCGGCGTAACGCGCCTTTAACAGCGCGTCACGCCATGCCGTGAGTTGGGCGGTGTCTGTCACTTACGTGCCCTCATTCATGTGCCAGCCGCGCCAATCGACAAAGCCCGCGCCATAATCCAAGAGAACGCGCACTTCCACGCCGTCTACATCCCAGCCGGATTTGCTTTCGACTTGTGGGCCTTCGCCGCCCGCGAGATAGGCGAACTCAAGCCCGTCAATTTCTGCGGGATCGGCTGTGATAAACCAGCGCGTCGCGCTTGTCAGGCGCGGCTCGACAATCAGCGTGAAGGAATTGGAGAAAGGATTTACGTCGCTGGCTTTGGCTGCCGCAATCGTCGCCAGCCACTTTTCAGCGGTGGTTTCTAGCGCGGGCGGTACAAGCAGATATTTAGGCGTGACGCTGATACGTTGCCCCGAAAGCCCTTTTTGGCTGCGCATAGAAAGGCGGGCGTCCGATAAGGTTGTGTCCGCAATCACACCGCCCGCCGCCGCAAGATTGGCATGGTCGGCATGAAACAGTGTCTTTCCGTCATTGAGCTTGGGGCCGCCGCCCGCATTGGATTCAAGGAGGGATACAAGAGTCAGGGATTCCGTTTCCGCCGCCGCTTGCCCCATGCGCCGCGAGAGGTCGGAGAACGCGCCCAGATCGTCATTGACCAGCACTTGGCGCGTGACGCCGATTTTCTTGGCGAAGGTTTCAATGCGATAGGCCTCTTTCGCCTCGACCATCGAGCCGGATTTAATCTCGCCATGCTCGTTGAGCCTTTCCAGCAAGGGGGCTTCGCCCAGCATGATCTTGTTGACGGCGCGAAAATCCTTGGCCGTTGTCTGCCGCCCCAGCATACGAATGCCGGACGGGGCCGCTTGATAGGCTGCGCGAAGGGTGCGCCCTACCGTATCGCCCAGAATGATCCCGAAATCGCTTGTGGTGTGCAAGGCACGGGTGATAAGCGTCGCGGGCGAAAGACCCGTGACCGATGCGCCGCGCAAGGTCAAGATTTCTTTTGCCATGTCCGCGCACGTCGCATAGGCATAACGTCGCGCGGGTTCGGACAGTTGGTGCGTCGGATTGATGCGGGCATACAAAGCCTCGCCCATTTGCTGGGCGCGGACGGTTGGCTCGTCATGGTCTTGCACGATTTCCATGCGCGTTTGCTCGGTGCGAATGGACGGGCCGCGTTGTGCCAACGTATCAAACGCCGCCTTGCGGGTTTCGTCCGGAGTAGCGTTCGCGTCGATTTGCGTGTCGATAAAGGCTTGATCCAATCCCGCGACACGGGCGATGCTGCGGATCTCGGCATTGACGGCGGCGCGGTCAATTTTGTTGTCGGTATTGATGATGGTTTCGGGCATGTGGTTTTCCTCCTTACGAATGGTTGCGCCGGGATCGGCGGGTGTGGGAACGAGTGAGATTTCTATCGGCGTCCAGCGCGTGGCGGTCAGGGTGCGCTTACCGTTTTCTTTGCCTTCCGCCCACGCCTCGACGGTGTAGCCGACCGAGATATGGCGCAGGATGCCGGAAAGAACGTCTTGCCAAATAGGTTCGACCTCGGCGCGGGTTGAAAACTGGATGATCGCTTTTCCATCTTTGCCGTCCACGTTTGCACTGCGAACCGTCCCCAGCACGTCGCGCACCGCGCCTTGTTTGTGCGCGTCAAGGACGCTGGCCCCGATAAGGCGTGACAGATCGACGGCGGCGGGTTCGAGCGACAGCCGCTCAAAATACTCGCCGCTCATGTCGCGGCGGCGCACGGGAGATCCCGTACTCCACACAACCTCAATCGTGCGGGCGTCGGCATTGGCTGTTTGCGGCGCGAGGCTCGCGCTACGGGTCAAAAGATCAGGCATTGGTGGCGGTTCCTTCACTGGGTGGGTTGCTGGCGTTAGCAGGTGGCGTTTGAAAGCTAAGGCCGAGTTCTTTTTCCCGCGCATGATCGGCGGCAATCGCGGCGTCAACTTCCTCGGCGTCATAGCCGCGCTCGGCAATCGACTGGCTGCGGCTTTTCAGACCCGCGTTGATTTGCATGATTTCCGCGTTGGCGTCTTTTTGTGGATCGACCCAATCCCATTTGGGCGGCAACCAATCGACGTCCAGAAAACTCGCGGGGTCGCGATCAAAATCACGCGCGGGGATATGACCAGCCAACACCGCGAGGCGCACAAAACGCTCCCACACGGGGCGGCAGAATTGAAAGACGATCACGCTATGGGGCGACAGCTTACCCGTGTAGGCAAAACAGGGGATGGCGGCATAGATGGCATTATCAACGAAGACGTCTTGGGGCTTGATGTTATTTATCTCCAAGCCAAACGATACCAGCCAGACGCCACAATCTCGTCAGAAGTCATTCGCGGCTTTTCAGGGGCGTTGACTGGCAAGGGAGCGACCAAGGGCGTGTTCGTTGCAACGTGTAAGTTTTCACCCTCTGCACGAGAGTTTGCAGCAAATAACAAGCTTCAAAAAATGGTACTTATAGACGGCAACGATTTTCCGCCCATGCACCTTTTTGATTGTCGTACCATTCCCGCCCAACAAGCTCAAAAGTCGTAGCTGCGTTCAAAAGCGCATCACGTTTTTGCCCTTTCTTATGTTCGGATGGGTCAGTTCCCTCAGAAAGCATCTTTCTTGCCATGTCGCGCTTGCTTCGAGCTTCAGCAAGGGAAGTTTCTGGATACACCCCTAAGGAAATGCGCTTCTCTTTTTTGAGAAACTTGTATTTATAGCGCCAATAACGACCGCCAGAAGGGGCGACTTCAAGATAAAGGCCTCGGGAATCATTCATCCGATAGACCTTTGGGGCTGATTTGGCACTTTTACATTCTTTGTCCGTAAGCGGCATAGTGGGGCAACTCCAAAACGCAGTAACCCACATGCCCCATTAGTTGCCCCACTTAGGGGCTGGAAGCACGTGGTTTTCGACGGACAGTCTAGAACATTATTTTGGAGATTTCACTAGTAATATGAAGACGTTAGGGGACATCCTCGGACGTCTTCAAATCGTTATTTGGTAGCAGCGGAGGGATTTGAACCCCCGACCAAGGGATTATGATTCCCCTGCTCTACCGCTGAGCTACGCTGCCACGTTACTTGCGAGGGGGGAGTCATAGGGCACAGCGATAGGGAAAGTCAAGCGTTTCAAGCATAAAAAAGGCGAAAAAGGGGGTAAAAAAGGTGTCAAAAACAGGCTTAAAAAGCGCAAAAAGAGACAGTTTTAAGACAGAACCAAGCCCTCATTCATAGACAAGTTAGAGTCCTTCCCACGTTCTTGGATAGGGTCTTATTGTAGGTTGCACTCCGCCGAACGGTTTGAGCGGTTGGTAGGCGTTATCTCAGTACGAGGTAAATCATTAAATACCTCACATACCGGTTTGTTCATTTTTCCTTCTCGAACACGTTTCATAAAAGCTGAAACCTCGAAATATTTTGGCAAACTGCTTTGAACTTTCCCATCTTCGGAGCAGGTTATTTCTGTAAGGGCACAATAATATTCCGTTTTGGCACCAATAACGATACGGCATAGTCCAATCATTGGAAATTGAAAGTCAATGTGATCCCCCCCCCTGATATCAGCCTTATTTACAAAATCGGATCCAGTGCTTTCATACACCTGACCTGTCTGTAGCGCTAGATATGTGGCCAATGCCGAAGCCACAGCGGGTACAGGCCCAAACTGAAATTTCTCGAATCCTTGCCCCTGCAACAGATTGACTATTGCAACGGAATCCTCAACCTTTTTCCTGTATTCTATTTCAGATTCGCTCATCGCACCTTCATCAGGGAGTCTCCCATCACAGGTACGTATTTCGGCGTTTTCACAAATCTTCCTGTTGAGCCTCTCGACCATTTTTACCTCCTAAAAAATATGAATTCATTTACTAAATATAACCATCACGATCCACTGCCCACTTAGTGGACGAGCTGATTATACAATAAAATTGCCAAGACAAGGTAATGTTCTTAATAGTTTCACGACGGGCCTTGATGTTACGGCCTAACAGCCTACTCACTGCCAACGATCCACCCGCCCCCCAGAAGGCGCGAGCCATCATATAACGCTGCCCGTTGTCCCTTGGCAACGCCATAGGTCGGCGCATCAAGATGAAGCGTACCGCCACCGTTTTCTATCGCGTAAAAACGCGCCGCAAGAGGAGCCTGAGCAGAGCGCAGCTTTGTTGTCACGCAAAGACCCTCGGCAGGCACGTCGTCGCCCAACCAATTCACATCCTGTAAATGAACGATCCGCCGCGCTAACGCTTCGCGTGGACCAACGATCACCTTATTGTTTTTTGGCTCCAGAGAGAGAACGAACAAGGGATCATTGTGATCTCCCTCGCGATGACCAAGGCTTAGCCCTTTGCGTTGGCCAACAGTGAAGAACGCAAGACCTTGATGATGACCCAAAACGCACCCCGCCTGATCAACGATCTCGCCTGCTTGAAAAGCATCGGGACAAAAACGCTTTACAACGGCGGCATAGTCACCACCTTCCACAAAGCAAATATCCTGACTGTCCAACTTATGGGCTACAGGTAATTTATAACGCAAGGCCAGCGCCCGCGTTTCGCTTTTATCCATCGCCCCCAAAGGAACGCGCATAAAGTCGATCTGTTCTTGGGTCAATGCCGAAAGGAAGTAGCTTTGGTCCCGCACAGGGTCGCTGCCCGTATGCAACTGCGCGCCGCCGTCCGTTTCCACGCGCCGCACATAATGTCCTGTCACAAGAGCCGTTGTCCCTTGCTCCTTGGCCGCATCGATCAACGCACCAAATTTAATCAACCGATTGCAGCGCACACAAGGCGATGGTGTTTCGCCGCGGGCATAACTTTCTGCAAAAGGCCCCATCACACATAAGGCAAAGCGCTCGGTCAGATCGATGACATGGTGAGGGATGTCGAGTGCAGCAGCGACCTGCACCGCATCGTCTGTCCTGTCCCCTTTTTGCAAGCGCATGGTGAAAGCCACAACGTCCGCCCCCCCCTCCTTTAGGAGCGCGGCGGCCACGGCGCTATCCACACCGCCCGATAGAGCGACGGCAAAACGCGGGTGTATTGTCTCGTCTGGCAAATGGGTCATTAATAGGAGCCGTAACCCATCAACTAAGCCAAAACAATAGAAAAATTTAAATTAATGACTCTTGCTTTAAAGAAACGAATCAACCTAAATTAACCATACTTATCTCCCCGCCTTTAAGGAACTAGCCATGGCCAAATGTTCAGCGCGTTTCAAAATCACGACAAGAATTTACGTCCTGATCGCCACGCTCATTGTGGGTCTGTCCGCTGTTTTGCTTATTAGTTCCACCTTGATCAAAGACGAGCTTTTCCAACAACGCAACGATCAAACGCGTCGCATCGTTGAAACGGCTCATTCCCTTGTCACCCAAATCGCCGTCGAAGCGCAAAGCAAAGGAATCCCCGTTCAAGAAGCGCAGCAAAAGGCCATCGCCCTTGTCAAAGGCCTTCGTTACGACAAGTCAGAGTATTTTTGGATCAATGATATGGATGGGAAAATGATTATGCACCCCATCAAAACAGCTTTAGACGGAAAGGATGTTACGACCATTAAGGATGCTGACGGCGACAATCTTTTTGTGTCCTTCATCAACATTGTAAAGAAGGACGGCATGGGGCTGCATCAATACTATTGGCCACCCGATAATACCGCCAAGCTTAAAATATCCTATGTCAAAGGCATTCCCGAATGGAATTGGTTGATCGGCAGTGGCGTGAATGTCGAAGACATCAACGCTACCGTCACAAAGGTTCAGATTAAATTGGGGAGCGTTGTTCTGATCATCGTCTTTATCGCCTTTATCATCGCCGTATTCATTGGCAGGTCGATTACCAAGCCGCTCTTAAGCCTCAACGCCTCCATGGAAAAGTTGGCTAATGGAGATCTTGATGTTGAGATTGGACTGGAAGGTCGTTGTGATGAAATCGGCGCGATGGTTCAAACGGTTCATGTTTTTAAGGACAATGCCCAAAAAGTCGAGGCTCTTAAAACTCAATTGGATTCCGACAAGCGTCTTGTCGAGGAAAAAAACGTGGCCTTAAAAAAATTGTCCAATGACTTCGAAACCGGCATCAGCCAAATCGTTGGACAGCTTTCCCACGCTGCTGTTGAATTGCAGGGCAATTCAAAGAACCTTCTCGAAATGTCCGACCAAACGAGCCAACAAACCTCAACCGTAGCCGCCGCGACAGAGGAAGCTTCCTCTAGCATCCAGACGGTCGCCTCGGCCTCTGAGGAACTTTCGGCCTCTATTGGTGAAATTAACCGTCAAGTAGAAACATCCAGCCGCGTCGCCGCCGAAGCTGTTGAGGAAGTCAAAAAGACGGATGCTACTGTTTCGACCCTATCCGAAGCGGCGGCCCAGATTGGCGATGTCGTCAAACTGATCCAAGATATCGCGGCACAAACCAACCTGCTGGCGCTTAATGCCACCATTGAAGCGGCCCGTGCCGGTGAAGCGGGTAAAGGCTTTGCCGTTGTGGCAAGCGAAGTTAAAAATCTGGCCAACCAAACGGGGCGTGCTACAGAAGAAATCTCTAGCAAAATTGTGACGGTGCAGACTGTGGCCAGTGAATCGGTCAAGGCCATCCGGTCTATCGGTGAAATCATTGAAAAGATCGATGAGATCACAAAAACGATTGCCGAAGCCCTATGCCAACAAGATGCCGCAACCCGCGAAATCTCGAACAATGTTCAGCAAGCGTCGGCAGGGACCAGCGAGATTTCGAGCAGCATCGTCAGTGTGACGCATGCGGCGCAGGAATCCCGCAACGCGGCCAACGAGGTCTTTGACTCTTCTGTAGAATTGTCCAAGCAGTCTGATGGCTTAAAAAAGAACATTCAAGACTTCCTTGACAAGGTTCGCGCTAGCTAATTCAGCGCAAGGCTTCTGTAAGGGGGGGATTGTGGGGCTGGCCGGTTTAAAGGCGGCGGCGTGGTGCTATTCTTCCTTGCTAATCGGCTCAACCGAAAAGCGAACATAGGTCATCCCATCGCTGTTCGCACAGCTGGCCTCGACATGCAGGCGCTCGCCAGCCCGTTCATACAGGCTAGCCGTAACTTCGCGCCAGCCCATCTGCGGAAGGCTTTGCTGATAAAAATAATAAATCTTATCGATATCAACGCGCCCTTTGGCCGTCGTTTGGGCAATGCGTTCTGGGCCAAGGATAAAAAGGACATCCTTGTCCTCGACAACCTCTAACCCCTCCATTAAAGGCAAATCCTCAATAGCTTTGGCAAAGCGCGTCTGGGGCGCTTGCTGTCCCACGTTAGAGAAACGTGCTTTCTTGACCGTGTGGACAGCCGCCTGCGCAGGGAGCACAGGAAGCATGATGCCAACGGAAAGAGCCACGGTCACGGCAAAGAATGTTTTCTTTTTCATGGAAGAAGGCTACACAATCACGGCGTGGGTCACAAGCTTCATCATTGGCAGATCATGCGGCGCGTTGCCATAGGCCCAGCTTTCGTCAATAGGCCCAAAGGCCTGCATGGTGGCCGCGACGCGCTCAGCCTTTGTCTCACGCACACAATTGCCGTTTTTCATGCGCCCCGTTAAAACGCCTCCCTCACTTTCCATCTCGGTGCAAAGGATGGCGTTGTGCGGAACGTCCGCCAAAAGCGCTTTTAAATAAACATCAAGGCTGCCTGACGCGATCACGATGTAATGCCCCGCCTCAGCATGTTTTTGCAGCGCGTCCCTCGACTCCAACCAACGCGGCCAAAGGCACAAACGAGCCACGGCAGGCGCAAGGCTTTCAAGGTTGCGCCCCTTTAAAGCCTTTTCAAGCATAACCGATTTGATCAGCGTGCGCCTGTCCTTCGTCTTGCCCGTCATAAGATAAACGGTAAGCGCGGTCATAAGGGCATAGAAACAACGGAAGGGGCCAACGGCTTCCAGCAAAAAAGGCCACAAGCTATCGCCCTTGACCAAGGTTCCATCAAAATCAAAAAAGGCAATCACGCGAGGAAGCGGAGCAGAAGGGGAATCCGTCATTATAAAAACTCTAACGCTAAGGGTCTATTTTCGCTGGCCGCACGCGCTTGCCCCGCCACGCCCCATTCAAGGCGATTAAACGCCTCGCAATGCGGGCACGTTGCCTCCCACGTTTCATGGGCCGCGCCACACGCGGTGCATTGCCACCGCGCCTCAGCCGGCGCACTCACGGCCTTGGCCAACCATGCCGCGGCGGCCTTTTCATCATGGTTTTCTTTTTGCTCCAACCGCGCCAAAATCTGATAGGTCTGGGTCGTTGCCCGCCCCTGCCCCACCAGCGCCATCAAATGCCGACGCGCTTCGCCCCATAAATCAGCCTTCAGCGCCGCCTCGGCTACCGCGCGATGGCTTTCCACCGTCTCACGCGTGCTGCGCGTCAAGCGCTCCACCTGCTTAAGCGCGTCCATCGGCTTTTGCGCACCCGCCGCCCACAGCGCCAAGGGGACAAGCTGACCGTTGGGATGACGCTCCCATGCCCGTTCAAGCCCACGCAGCGCCGCGCGGGCATGACCCGCCACGATTTGCGCCTCAGCCAGAACAAGCGTCACAGGCAGCCAATCGGGCCTGAGCTTCTTGGCTTTTTCAGCCAGCTCTAACGCTTTTTTCGGCAAGGATTCCCGCAGTGCGTTCTTCGCCTCCGCCAACAGCAAGGTCGCTTGCTGCTCATCCGCTACGGCGGCGGGAAGCGCCCGTCCTTTACGCGCTTTTTCTAACGAGCCTTGCGCCGCGCGCCAATTCTCCAGCTTCGCCGCCGCCTCAAAACGAACCAGATGCAGCCACGGCACGTCCTTTTTCAGCCCTTCCAAAAGCTGCGCCTGCCGCGCGGCTTCCTCATAATCACCCGCACGAAGCGCCGCCGTGATCAGCCCGCGATACCCTAAAACAGCGGTAGCCTCATCTTTCGTCATCGCCTGAAACAGGCTGCGCGCCGTTTTGTGATCGCCCGCCAACTGCGCCGACTGTGCCAGCAAAAGCTGCGTCACCGGAAGCTCACCCAACAGCTTGCGCGCTTTGACAGCATGACGTCCCGCCGCGGTGGCTTGTCCCGCCGCCAGCGAAGCCATGCCCTTGGACAATTCGCCCTGCCCCTCTTCCATCGCGCCGATCTTGCGCTTCAACCGCCAAAAGCGCGGACCATCCACAAGGCCACGCCACAAGCGATACAGCAAAACCAGCATGTAGAGGATGGCCACCGCCATCACGGCCAAAACCGCTGCCGAGGTTTCGATTACCGTGTCATGCCACACGATCTGCGCCGTTCCGGGACGATCCGCCAGCCAAACGACAAGACCGATGACCAGAACCAGACGAAGAAGGAACCCTATTTTTTTCATGGTGCGGCCGTGGCGCGTTCAATCAGGCGCGTTGTCAAAGCGGTTAAAAGCGTGTCCACGTTGAGCCTAGACGCGGCGCGTTCTTTCCATTCAGCGACGACTTTTTGTGCTGCATCAGGCATCACGGCAACTTTTTCTAAGGCGGCGGCCAGATGGCCTTGCTCAAGGTCGCGGTCAACAGCGGCAAAGGCAAGGTCATCGCCAAGCGGATTTTTCAGGGATTTGATGGACACCACGCTTTTAAGCGTGGCGAGGAGACGATCAAGCCATGTCTGCGCCGCCTCTTGCCGAACGGCGGCTTGCGCGGACGCGGCAAGGTCACGCCACTGCGCGCGAAGCGTCACCAGCGACGGCGCACCACTCTTGGCCAAAGGCTCCAGCGCCGCCAGCGTTTCGGCCAGCTTGGCATCTTGTGAGGCCGTCTTGAGCATAAGCTGGCGCTCTACTTCAAACGGCTGATCGGCAAGCGCCGCCCTTTGCAGTTGGATATAGGCAACAACAGAAGCCACATCGACGCTCGCCGCAGCACTGTGAGCATCGGCAAGTTGAACCGTCTTATCCAGCTTCTCCTGCATCGCCGTGAGAGCTGCCGAAAGCGTTGCCAGCGTATCTTTCATTTTTTGCAAGTCATCTGGCACAGAAGAGGATGGCGCATGGTCTTGCGGTAGCGCGTCTAGGCTCGCCCGTTCGTCGGGCGATAAAACGGGAACGTCGGCGGGTGTGGGAAGGGTCAGGGTCATCTCTTGCTGACCCAGCCAAGAATCGGACAGGCCCCTTTGTATCAAAGCGCCCGCGCACAAAGCCACAATCACCAAAAGCGCCATTATAACTTTTCGCGCAAAGGATGGGTCTTGAGGTGGCGTGACTGTTTTTTCTGTTTCGGGCGTTTCCGTCATCATAAACCTCAAAGGGGAACGTGCGTTGTCAGGCAGGTCACAAGATCCGTTTCCGTTGGTTGGCTTGCCGCGAGCAAAGCCTTGAAGGGAAGTGGCTTGAGTGCCTCTAGAACCGATGGGCTTAAGCCTATCGCGGTTAGGCTGGAGCAGCAAGCCTCTAGCTTGTTTTGGCGAATTAGCCTTACAAAAACACGCGCCGTGCGGGATGAATAGAAAAGCGCCACGTCCAACTTATGATGGGATAACAGTAAGGTTAGCTCTTCCGTTAAGGTCTCCGCCGCCTCGGCTT
This genomic window from Bdellovibrionales bacterium contains:
- a CDS encoding nucleotide sugar dehydrogenase, with protein sequence MLALGDFMRPDRVVFGTNNPKVGEVMRALYRPLYLLETPILETTLESSELTKYAGNAFLAAKITFINEIADLCEKVGANVQDVARGIGLDGRIGKKFLHAGPGYGGSCFPKDTLALVKTAQQVGAPMRIIETVVDINNKRKAHMAERVIAAAGGDVRGKKVAVLGVSFKPNTDDMRDSVALDVIPALQAAGAVVQAFDPVAMEEAGKLLPNVNWMKDTYDALQGACVAVILTEWNEFRSIDFEQAKQIMQAPVLVDLRNVYKPEEMAKTGVAYTSIGRGSV
- a CDS encoding capsid cement protein, translated to MRNFIQKGDVITVIAPTALLSGQGVLIGNLFGVATKATSVGGILELATQGVFTLPKAANIALDACARVSWDAANNQIVAPASGMAPVGVVTLAAANGTTSARVRLDGVSTAVAA
- a CDS encoding prohead protease/major capsid protein fusion protein, translated to MPDLLTRSASLAPQTANADARTIEVVWSTGSPVRRRDMSGEYFERLSLEPAAVDLSRLIGASVLDAHKQGAVRDVLGTVRSANVDGKDGKAIIQFSTRAEVEPIWQDVLSGILRHISVGYTVEAWAEGKENGKRTLTATRWTPIEISLVPTPADPGATIRKEENHMPETIINTDNKIDRAAVNAEIRSIARVAGLDQAFIDTQIDANATPDETRKAAFDTLAQRGPSIRTEQTRMEIVQDHDEPTVRAQQMGEALYARINPTHQLSEPARRYAYATCADMAKEILTLRGASVTGLSPATLITRALHTTSDFGIILGDTVGRTLRAAYQAAPSGIRMLGRQTTAKDFRAVNKIMLGEAPLLERLNEHGEIKSGSMVEAKEAYRIETFAKKIGVTRQVLVNDDLGAFSDLSRRMGQAAAETESLTLVSLLESNAGGGPKLNDGKTLFHADHANLAAAGGVIADTTLSDARLSMRSQKGLSGQRISVTPKYLLVPPALETTAEKWLATIAAAKASDVNPFSNSFTLIVEPRLTSATRWFITADPAEIDGLEFAYLAGGEGPQVESKSGWDVDGVEVRVLLDYGAGFVDWRGWHMNEGT
- a CDS encoding Arm DNA-binding domain-containing protein, which codes for MWVTAFWSCPTMPLTDKECKSAKSAPKVYRMNDSRGLYLEVAPSGGRYWRYKYKFLKKEKRISLGVYPETSLAEARSKRDMARKMLSEGTDPSEHKKGQKRDALLNAATTFELVGREWYDNQKGAWAENRCRL
- the mnmA gene encoding tRNA 2-thiouridine(34) synthase MnmA, which translates into the protein MTHLPDETIHPRFAVALSGGVDSAVAAALLKEGGADVVAFTMRLQKGDRTDDAVQVAAALDIPHHVIDLTERFALCVMGPFAESYARGETPSPCVRCNRLIKFGALIDAAKEQGTTALVTGHYVRRVETDGGAQLHTGSDPVRDQSYFLSALTQEQIDFMRVPLGAMDKSETRALALRYKLPVAHKLDSQDICFVEGGDYAAVVKRFCPDAFQAGEIVDQAGCVLGHHQGLAFFTVGQRKGLSLGHREGDHNDPLFVLSLEPKNNKVIVGPREALARRIVHLQDVNWLGDDVPAEGLCVTTKLRSAQAPLAARFYAIENGGGTLHLDAPTYGVAKGQRAALYDGSRLLGGGWIVGSE
- a CDS encoding cache domain-containing protein, whose translation is MAKCSARFKITTRIYVLIATLIVGLSAVLLISSTLIKDELFQQRNDQTRRIVETAHSLVTQIAVEAQSKGIPVQEAQQKAIALVKGLRYDKSEYFWINDMDGKMIMHPIKTALDGKDVTTIKDADGDNLFVSFINIVKKDGMGLHQYYWPPDNTAKLKISYVKGIPEWNWLIGSGVNVEDINATVTKVQIKLGSVVLIIVFIAFIIAVFIGRSITKPLLSLNASMEKLANGDLDVEIGLEGRCDEIGAMVQTVHVFKDNAQKVEALKTQLDSDKRLVEEKNVALKKLSNDFETGISQIVGQLSHAAVELQGNSKNLLEMSDQTSQQTSTVAAATEEASSSIQTVASASEELSASIGEINRQVETSSRVAAEAVEEVKKTDATVSTLSEAAAQIGDVVKLIQDIAAQTNLLALNATIEAARAGEAGKGFAVVASEVKNLANQTGRATEEISSKIVTVQTVASESVKAIRSIGEIIEKIDEITKTIAEALCQQDAATREISNNVQQASAGTSEISSSIVSVTHAAQESRNAANEVFDSSVELSKQSDGLKKNIQDFLDKVRAS
- a CDS encoding HAD family hydrolase, with protein sequence MTDSPSAPLPRVIAFFDFDGTLVKGDSLWPFLLEAVGPFRCFYALMTALTVYLMTGKTKDRRTLIKSVMLEKALKGRNLESLAPAVARLCLWPRWLESRDALQKHAEAGHYIVIASGSLDVYLKALLADVPHNAILCTEMESEGGVLTGRMKNGNCVRETKAERVAATMQAFGPIDESWAYGNAPHDLPMMKLVTHAVIV
- a CDS encoding heme biosynthesis HemY N-terminal domain-containing protein, translating into MKKIGFLLRLVLVIGLVVWLADRPGTAQIVWHDTVIETSAAVLAVMAVAILYMLVLLYRLWRGLVDGPRFWRLKRKIGAMEEGQGELSKGMASLAAGQATAAGRHAVKARKLLGELPVTQLLLAQSAQLAGDHKTARSLFQAMTKDEATAVLGYRGLITAALRAGDYEEAARQAQLLEGLKKDVPWLHLVRFEAAAKLENWRAAQGSLEKARKGRALPAAVADEQQATLLLAEAKNALRESLPKKALELAEKAKKLRPDWLPVTLVLAEAQIVAGHARAALRGLERAWERHPNGQLVPLALWAAGAQKPMDALKQVERLTRSTRETVESHRAVAEAALKADLWGEARRHLMALVGQGRATTQTYQILARLEQKENHDEKAAAAWLAKAVSAPAEARWQCTACGAAHETWEATCPHCEAFNRLEWGVAGQARAASENRPLALEFL